One genomic segment of Brassica napus cultivar Da-Ae chromosome A3, Da-Ae, whole genome shotgun sequence includes these proteins:
- the LOC106444222 gene encoding pathogenesis-related protein 1: protein MFPQTPKSQPSKAKKSTKKMEVISNFRFLILLAAFVGALLHSKAQDSPQDYVRVHNEARAGVGVGPMQWNESIAAVAQSYADQRRSDCNLIHSTGPYGENLAKSSGDLSGVRAVNLWVEEKANYDYPSNTCNGECGHYTQIVWRSSVKLGCGKAKCNSGGTFVVCNYDPPGNYVNQKPY from the coding sequence ATGTTCCCACAAACCCCAAAATCACAACCCAGTAAAGCTAAGAAGTCAACCAAAAAAATGGAAGTCATTAGCAATTTTAGGTTTCTGATACTCTTAGCCGCCTTTGTAGGAGCTCTTCTTCACTCAAAGGCCCAAGACAGCCCACAAGATTATGTAAGGGTTCACAACGAGGCGCGGGCAGGGGTAGGCGTTGGCCCCATGCAGTGGAACGAGAGCATTGCAGCCGTTGCTCAGAGCTACGCAGACCAACGAAGAAGCGACTGCAATCTCATACATTCCACTGGACCTTACGGGGAGAACTTGGCCAAGAGTAGTGGCGACTTATCTGGCGTCAGAGCCGTGAACCTGTGGGTTGAGGAGAAGGCTAACTACGACTACCCTTCGAACACGTGCAACGGAGAGTGCGGTCACTACACTCAGATTGTTTGGAGAAGCTCAGTGAAACTCGGATGTGGCAAAGCTAAGTGTAACAGTGGTGGAACTTTCGTCGTTTGCAACTATGATCCTCCTGGGAATTATGTGAACCAGAAGCCCTACTAA